One window of the Pseudomonas sp. S04 genome contains the following:
- a CDS encoding methyl-accepting chemotaxis protein, giving the protein MAEAAGRQREAVDMVSTAFHEMVATANEVARSCSQAADSADNGQRQAHEGQQQIDAAVSSVDRLSQEIEQSALSMQQLERDSNDIQSILGTIRSIAEQTNLLALNAAIEAARAGEQGRGFAVVADEVRALAKRTADSTAEIDGLLGNLAKRTSQVTQQMHASLQVSQQSVSRIGEARNSFGQIRESVDVIRDMNTQIATAAEEQHQVAEDINRHISQIHGDAQLVAELANSARLDSQSLAGLSNELDGLVRRFRT; this is encoded by the coding sequence ATGGCCGAAGCCGCTGGGCGCCAGCGCGAAGCGGTGGACATGGTGTCCACGGCGTTCCATGAAATGGTCGCCACCGCCAACGAAGTCGCCCGCTCGTGCAGCCAGGCCGCCGATTCGGCGGACAACGGTCAACGCCAGGCCCACGAAGGCCAGCAACAGATCGACGCCGCCGTGAGCAGCGTCGACCGTTTGAGCCAGGAAATCGAGCAGTCGGCGTTATCGATGCAACAGCTGGAACGCGACAGCAATGACATCCAGTCGATTCTCGGCACCATTCGCTCCATCGCCGAGCAGACCAACCTGCTGGCCCTGAACGCGGCCATCGAAGCGGCACGCGCCGGTGAACAGGGTCGCGGCTTTGCCGTGGTGGCCGACGAAGTCCGCGCCCTGGCCAAACGCACCGCCGACTCCACGGCGGAAATCGACGGCCTGCTGGGCAACCTGGCCAAACGCACCAGCCAGGTGACCCAGCAAATGCACGCCAGCCTGCAAGTCTCGCAACAGTCGGTAAGCCGCATTGGTGAGGCACGCAACAGCTTCGGGCAGATCCGCGAATCGGTGGACGTGATCCGCGACATGAACACCCAGATCGCCACCGCCGCCGAGGAACAACACCAGGTCGCCGAAGACATCAACCGGCACATCAGCCAGATCCATGGCGATGCGCAACTGGTGGCGGAACTGGCGAACTCGGCACGCCTGGACTCCCAGAGCCTGGCCGGGTTGTCCAATGAGCTGGATGGCTTGGTGCGAAGGTTCCGCACCTGA
- a CDS encoding PA4780 family RIO1-like protein kinase: MKTPKRIEPLIEDGLVDEVLRPLMSGKEAAVYVVRCGNELRCAKVYKEANKRSFRQAAEYQEGRKVRNSRQARAMAKGSKFGKKETEDAWQNAEVAALFRLAGAGVRVPKPFDFLEGVLLMELVADEFGDAAPRLNDVVLDADQAREYHAFLISQIVLMLCTGLVHGDLSEFNVLLTPDGPVIIDLPQAVDAAGNNHAFSMLERDVGNMASYFGRFAPELKRTRYAKEMWALYEAGTLHPASILTGEFDEPEELADVGGIMREIEAARLDEERRQAIRAADDAPPSKAEEPPPPWMQ, translated from the coding sequence ATGAAGACTCCAAAACGCATTGAACCCCTGATCGAGGACGGTCTGGTCGACGAGGTGCTGCGCCCACTCATGAGTGGTAAAGAAGCAGCTGTTTATGTGGTGCGCTGCGGCAACGAATTACGTTGCGCCAAGGTTTACAAGGAGGCGAATAAACGCAGTTTCCGCCAGGCCGCCGAATACCAGGAAGGCCGCAAGGTGCGCAACAGCCGACAGGCCCGGGCCATGGCCAAGGGCTCCAAGTTCGGTAAAAAAGAAACCGAGGATGCCTGGCAGAACGCCGAAGTGGCGGCGTTGTTCCGCCTGGCCGGTGCCGGGGTACGGGTGCCCAAGCCGTTCGACTTCCTGGAAGGCGTGCTGCTGATGGAGCTGGTGGCCGACGAGTTCGGCGATGCCGCTCCGCGCCTGAACGACGTGGTACTGGATGCCGATCAGGCGCGTGAATATCACGCCTTCCTGATTTCCCAGATCGTACTGATGTTGTGTACCGGTCTGGTGCACGGTGACCTGTCGGAGTTCAACGTGCTGCTGACGCCGGACGGTCCGGTGATCATCGACCTGCCGCAAGCGGTGGATGCGGCGGGCAACAACCACGCCTTCAGCATGCTCGAGCGGGATGTGGGCAACATGGCCTCGTACTTCGGGCGCTTTGCCCCGGAGCTCAAGCGCACCCGCTACGCCAAGGAGATGTGGGCCCTGTACGAAGCCGGGACCTTGCACCCGGCCAGTATCCTGACCGGCGAGTTCGACGAGCCGGAAGAACTGGCGGACGTCGGCGGCATCATGCGTGAGATCGAAGCCGCGCGCCTGGACGAGGAGCGCCGCCAGGCGATCCGCGCCGCAGACGACGCGCCACCGAGCAAAGCCGAAGAGCCGCCTCCGCCCTGGATGCAGTAA
- the cueR gene encoding Cu(I)-responsive transcriptional regulator — protein MNIGQAARQSGLSAKMIRYYESIGLLKPAHRTDSGYRLYGEQDLHSLAFIKRSRDLGFSLEEVGKLLALWQDRQRASADVKALARQHIDELNQKILELGQLRDTLQDLVEHCQGDHRPDCPILKELASGCCAKPAHS, from the coding sequence ATGAACATTGGCCAAGCCGCCCGGCAAAGTGGCCTGAGCGCCAAGATGATTCGTTACTACGAGTCGATCGGCCTGCTCAAGCCGGCGCACCGCACCGACAGTGGCTACCGTCTGTATGGCGAGCAGGACCTGCACAGCCTGGCCTTCATCAAGCGCTCCCGTGACCTGGGCTTCTCGCTGGAGGAAGTCGGCAAGCTGTTGGCCTTGTGGCAGGATCGCCAACGGGCCAGCGCCGACGTCAAGGCCCTGGCCCGCCAGCACATCGACGAACTGAACCAGAAAATCCTTGAGCTGGGCCAGTTGCGCGACACCCTGCAGGACCTGGTGGAGCACTGCCAGGGCGATCACCGCCCGGACTGCCCGATCCTCAAGGAACTGGCGTCGGGCTGCTGCGCCAAACCCGCTCATAGCTGA
- a CDS encoding heavy metal translocating P-type ATPase: MSDSTTFDLPIAGMTCASCAGRVERALSKVVGATSVSVNLATEQARVQAPRDSLPALMQAVQQAGYSVPAQSLELSIGGMTCASCAGRVERALNKVAGVKSVSVNLASERAHLELLGQIDPQVLINAVTKAGYSASVWQAEQRSNDDQQQRLQRERWSVLLAVLLALPLVLPMLVQPFGLHWMLPAWVQFILATPVQFIFGARFYVAAWKAVRAGAGNMDLLVALGTSAGYGLSIYLWATASAGTEPHLYFEASAVVIALVLLGKYLESRAKRQTASAIRALEALRPERAIQVIDGREQDVAISALRLGDLVLVKPGERFPVDGEVVEGQSHADEALISGESLPVPKQPGDSVTGGAINGEGRLLVRTLALGAETVLARIIRLVEDAQAGKAPIQKLVDKVSQVFVPVVLLLALATLIGWWLYGAPLETAVINAVAVLVIACPCALGLATPTAIMAGTGVAARHGILIKDAEALERAHEVSVVVFDKTGTLTSGTPRIAHFSAVDGNEATLLQQAGALQRGSEHPLAKAVLDACAERELAVADVTASQSLTGRGIAGILDGRQLALGNRRMLEESGLNAGALADSATAWEAEGRTLSWLIEQSPELRVLGLFAFGDTLKPGALQAIEELNSQHIGSHLLTGDNRGSAKVVAQALGISNVHAEVLPAEKASTVTELKKTGVVAMVGDGINDAPALAAADIGIAMGGGTDVAMHAAGITLMRGDPRLVPAALEISRKTYAKIRQNLFWAFVYNLIGIPLAAFGLLNPVMAGAAMALSSVSVVSNALLLKTWKPKKLEDLE, translated from the coding sequence ATGTCCGATTCCACCACCTTCGATCTGCCGATTGCCGGCATGACCTGCGCCAGTTGCGCCGGGCGTGTCGAGCGGGCGCTCAGTAAAGTCGTGGGCGCCACCTCTGTCAGCGTCAACCTGGCGACCGAACAGGCGCGTGTCCAGGCCCCGCGCGACAGCTTGCCGGCCTTGATGCAGGCCGTGCAGCAAGCCGGCTATAGCGTTCCCGCCCAGAGCCTGGAACTGAGCATCGGCGGCATGACGTGCGCCTCTTGCGCCGGTCGCGTCGAGCGCGCGTTGAACAAGGTGGCCGGGGTCAAGAGCGTCAGCGTCAACCTGGCCAGCGAGCGGGCACACCTGGAGTTGCTCGGCCAGATCGACCCGCAGGTGCTGATCAATGCGGTGACCAAGGCCGGTTACAGCGCCAGCGTCTGGCAAGCCGAGCAACGCTCCAATGACGACCAGCAACAGCGCCTGCAACGTGAGCGCTGGAGCGTCCTGCTGGCCGTGCTCCTGGCGTTGCCACTGGTGCTGCCGATGCTGGTGCAACCCTTCGGCCTGCACTGGATGCTCCCGGCCTGGGTGCAGTTCATCCTGGCCACTCCGGTGCAGTTCATCTTCGGTGCGCGTTTTTATGTCGCCGCCTGGAAAGCCGTGCGCGCCGGTGCCGGCAACATGGACTTGCTGGTCGCCCTGGGCACCAGCGCCGGGTATGGTTTGAGCATCTACCTGTGGGCGACCGCCAGCGCGGGCACCGAACCGCACCTGTACTTCGAGGCCTCGGCCGTAGTGATCGCCCTGGTCCTGCTCGGCAAGTACCTGGAAAGCCGCGCCAAACGCCAGACCGCCAGCGCCATTCGGGCCCTTGAAGCCTTGCGTCCGGAGCGGGCGATCCAGGTGATCGACGGCCGCGAACAGGACGTTGCCATCAGTGCCTTGCGCCTCGGTGACCTGGTGCTGGTCAAGCCCGGCGAACGGTTCCCGGTGGACGGTGAGGTGGTCGAAGGCCAGAGCCACGCCGACGAAGCCCTGATCAGCGGTGAAAGCCTGCCGGTGCCCAAGCAGCCCGGCGACAGCGTCACCGGCGGCGCCATCAACGGCGAAGGCCGCCTGCTGGTACGGACCCTGGCCCTCGGGGCGGAAACCGTGCTGGCGCGGATCATCCGCCTGGTCGAAGACGCCCAGGCTGGCAAGGCGCCCATTCAAAAGCTGGTGGACAAGGTCAGCCAGGTGTTCGTGCCGGTGGTGCTGCTGCTGGCCCTGGCCACCCTGATCGGTTGGTGGTTGTACGGTGCACCTCTGGAAACCGCAGTCATCAACGCAGTGGCCGTGCTGGTGATCGCCTGTCCTTGTGCACTGGGCCTGGCCACACCTACCGCGATCATGGCCGGTACCGGCGTCGCTGCCCGCCACGGCATTCTGATCAAGGACGCCGAAGCCCTGGAGCGCGCCCACGAAGTCAGTGTGGTGGTATTCGACAAGACCGGCACACTGACCTCCGGCACCCCGCGCATCGCCCACTTCAGCGCCGTCGACGGCAACGAAGCGACGCTGTTGCAACAAGCCGGCGCCCTGCAGCGCGGCAGTGAACACCCGCTGGCCAAGGCCGTGCTGGACGCCTGCGCCGAACGTGAGCTGGCCGTGGCCGACGTCACTGCCAGCCAGTCTCTGACCGGTCGCGGCATTGCCGGCATCCTGGACGGCCGGCAATTGGCCCTGGGTAATCGCCGCATGCTCGAGGAAAGCGGCTTGAACGCCGGGGCCCTGGCAGACTCGGCCACGGCCTGGGAAGCAGAAGGCCGGACCCTGTCCTGGCTGATCGAACAAAGCCCCGAGTTGCGGGTACTGGGCCTGTTCGCCTTTGGCGACACCCTCAAGCCCGGCGCCCTGCAAGCCATTGAGGAACTGAACAGCCAGCACATCGGCAGCCACCTGCTGACGGGCGACAACCGGGGTAGCGCCAAGGTGGTCGCCCAAGCCCTGGGCATCAGCAACGTGCACGCCGAAGTGCTCCCCGCGGAAAAAGCCTCGACCGTCACCGAACTGAAGAAAACCGGGGTGGTGGCGATGGTCGGCGACGGCATCAACGACGCTCCGGCACTGGCGGCGGCAGACATCGGCATAGCCATGGGCGGCGGCACCGACGTGGCCATGCACGCGGCCGGCATCACCCTGATGCGCGGCGACCCTCGGCTGGTGCCGGCAGCGCTGGAGATCAGCCGCAAGACCTATGCGAAGATCCGCCAGAACCTGTTCTGGGCCTTCGTCTATAACCTGATCGGGATCCCGCTGGCCGCATTCGGCTTGCTCAACCCGGTCATGGCCGGTGCGGCGATGGCCCTGTCCAGCGTCAGCGTGGTCAGCAACGCCCTGCTGCTCAAGACCTGGAAGCCGAAAAAACTGGAGGATCTGGAATGA
- a CDS encoding heavy-metal-associated domain-containing protein — MQVFNVQGMSCGHCVRTITQALQAKDPAASVRVDLAAKEVGVESGLSAEQVISAISEEGYAVKLAG; from the coding sequence ATGCAAGTATTCAACGTTCAAGGTATGTCGTGCGGTCACTGTGTCCGCACGATTACCCAGGCCCTGCAGGCCAAGGATCCGGCGGCCAGTGTGCGGGTCGACCTGGCGGCGAAGGAAGTGGGTGTGGAAAGCGGCTTGTCGGCCGAGCAGGTGATCAGTGCGATCAGCGAGGAAGGGTACGCGGTCAAACTGGCAGGATGA
- a CDS encoding multidrug effflux MFS transporter yields the protein MNFRTILILGALSAFGPLAIDFYLPAFPAMAAAFGTDEKHVQMTLAAYFLGLSLGQLAYGPVADRFGRRIPLLVGVTLFTLASLACAFAPSLDWLIAARFVQALGGCAGMVISRAVVSDKCDAVGSAKVFSQLMLVMGLAPILAPMLGGLLVNLHGWQSIFIALTAFSALSALAVAMGLPESLPANQPRQPLSGALRQYGLLLADKVFLGHALTGGVAIAGMFAYIAGSPFVFIKLYGVPPEHFGWLFGLNAAGFILVAQLNARLLSKRGPAFLLARAVWVYLAAGLTLLAVSTLHTEQLWPLLIPLFICIASLGCIIPNAAACAMNGQGARAGSASAMLGCLQFSVAAGAAALVGVLHDGTAMPMAMVISLCGILVVSVAMLTRRLQVVRAAQAQA from the coding sequence ATGAATTTCCGTACCATTCTGATTCTTGGCGCCTTGAGCGCTTTTGGGCCGCTGGCCATCGATTTCTACCTGCCCGCCTTTCCGGCCATGGCCGCCGCGTTCGGCACCGACGAAAAACACGTGCAGATGACTCTGGCCGCGTACTTCCTCGGCTTGTCGCTGGGACAGTTGGCCTATGGGCCGGTGGCCGATCGTTTCGGTCGACGTATTCCGCTGCTGGTGGGCGTGACCCTGTTCACCCTGGCTTCGCTGGCGTGTGCCTTCGCGCCGAGCCTGGATTGGTTGATCGCCGCACGTTTCGTGCAGGCCCTCGGCGGTTGCGCCGGGATGGTGATTTCCCGTGCGGTGGTCAGTGACAAGTGTGATGCGGTGGGCTCGGCGAAAGTCTTTTCGCAATTGATGCTGGTGATGGGCCTGGCCCCGATCCTCGCGCCGATGCTCGGGGGGCTGCTGGTCAACCTGCATGGCTGGCAGTCGATCTTCATCGCCTTGACCGCGTTCAGTGCCCTGTCAGCCCTGGCGGTGGCAATGGGCCTGCCGGAAAGTCTGCCGGCCAACCAGCCACGCCAGCCATTGTCCGGCGCGCTGCGCCAGTACGGTCTGTTGCTCGCGGACAAGGTCTTCCTTGGGCACGCCCTGACCGGGGGCGTTGCGATCGCCGGGATGTTTGCCTACATCGCCGGCTCACCCTTCGTGTTCATCAAGCTGTACGGCGTACCGCCGGAGCATTTCGGCTGGCTGTTCGGCCTCAACGCGGCGGGTTTCATCCTGGTGGCGCAACTCAATGCACGCTTGCTGTCCAAGCGTGGGCCGGCGTTCCTGCTGGCGCGCGCGGTGTGGGTCTATCTGGCGGCGGGCCTGACCCTGCTGGCGGTCAGCACGCTGCACACCGAGCAGCTCTGGCCCTTGCTGATTCCGCTGTTCATTTGTATTGCCAGCCTTGGCTGCATCATTCCCAACGCCGCGGCCTGCGCCATGAACGGGCAGGGTGCGCGCGCCGGCAGTGCCTCGGCCATGCTCGGCTGCCTGCAGTTCAGTGTCGCCGCCGGGGCAGCGGCGTTGGTGGGGGTGTTGCACGACGGCACGGCCATGCCGATGGCGATGGTCATCAGCCTGTGCGGGATACTGGTGGTGAGCGTCGCGATGCTCACCCGTCGCCTGCAAGTCGTCCGGGCGGCGCAGGCCCAGGCTTGA